The Corynebacterium felinum DNA segment CCCCGTGTAGCTGCAGCGTGCGAGCGCGCACACCATGTCCATATCGATGTGGCGTTCAATGAGATCTGCCATCATGGCAACTGCTTCGACTGCTTGGGCACCGCGTTCTGCTGCCGTGATCAATCCGAGGTGACGGGAAGGGACTTCCACCTTATCTTGACGTGGAATCGCTCCCACCACGGGAATTCCTTCAGCTTCGATGGCTTCGCGGCACACTTGTTCATGGCGCGCAGTGCCCACCATATTGATGATCGCACCGGCTACCCGCACTCCTTCGCGGGCGGTGGCAAATCCCTTAACAAGTGCGCCTGCTGATTGGCTCATGCCGCGCACATCCACCACGAGGATGACTGGTAGCCCGAGTTGCTGGGCGATATCGGCGGTCGAGCCGGCACCGTCGGAAATGCGGCCGTCGAAAAGCCCCATGACACCCTCAACCACCGCGATATCGGCCCCGCGGGAGCCGTGGGCATAAAGCGGGCCGATCAGGTCGGGGCCGCACATCACAGAATCGAGATTTCGCCCCACCCGACCAGCGGCTAATGTGTGGTAACCGGGGTCAATATAGTCGGGGCCAACTTTAAAGGGGGCAACGTTCATGCGCCGAGCTAAAGCTGCGATGAGCCCCGTGGCGATGGTGGTTTTACCAGTGCCAGATGCGGTAGCAGCAATGCACAAGCCCGGTGTAGCGGGGGTGGGCGAGGAAGTCATAGAAACTACACTACGGTGTGCCCAGCCCCTTGAGGAAAGATGAAAATCGACCCCATTAAGCGGTGGTGGTTACCATTCAATACCCTTTTGGCCTTTGCGGCCTGCATCCATGGGGTGCTTAATCTTGGTCATTTCAGTGACAAGGTCTGTGACCTCGATAAGCTTGGGGTCAGCGTCGCGCCCTGTCATCACAATGTGCTGTTTGCCGGGTCGGTTTTTCAAAGTGTCGACAACATCGTCCACATCGATCCATCCCCACTTAATGGGGTAGGTGAATTCGTCAAGGATATACATGTCGTGTGCTTGCGCATTGATGCGGCGTTTGATTTCCTGCCAGCCTTCAGCGGCATCGCGGGCGTGATCTTCCTCCGTTCCCGCTTTCTTCGACCAGGACCAGCCCTCCCCCATTTTGTGCCATTCCACAGCTCCACCTTCGCCGGTTAATTCGTGTAACTGATTCAGGCGTTTAAAAACGGCTTCTTCGCCCACTTTCCATTTCGCGGATTTCACGAACTGGAACACTCCAATATTCATCCCTTGGTTCCACGCACGCAGCCCCATGCCAAAGGCTGCGGTAGATTTCCCTTTACCTTCCCCCGTGTGCACGGCGGTAATGGGGAGCATGCGACGCTGTCTTGTGGTCAGGCCATCGTCGGGGATGTTGGCTGGATCTACTTGTCCTCGAGGCATCAGTGTGTTCTCCTTTGTGCAGGTTTTTTCATAGTCTAATCCAGCCCTTTAGAATGCGCTGATGATTCCGGTCACCGCATCAGCGTTGAGCTCGGCAACCTCAACACAGGGCGCACCGAGATTGTGCGCAAGCTCTTTGGCAAGCCCTAGTTTGATGCGCGCGGTGTTTTCACAATCGATTACCACTGCTGCGGTGAGTCCGCGACGTGCGATTGTGTCCGCGACTTGACGCAGGTGCTGCACCCCAGATTTGCCGGTGGCGCGACCGTCCGAGAGCACTACCATGATGGCGCGGCGGCCCGGCTCGCGGCGGTGTTCGCGTTCGATCACCTCATGGGCAAGCTGCAGCCCTTCGGGCAATGGAGTCCGTCCCCCAGTCTTGACTTGGTTGAGTCGCCGGTGTGCGATGTCGATGGAGGAGGTGGGCGGCAGCAGCAACTCCGGCTGGCTGCCCCGCACGCTGATCACCGCAACACGATCGCGGCGCTGGTAGGCGTCGCCAAGCAAGGCGTGCACAGCACCTGTGACTGCGGACAGGCGATCACGCGCAGCCATTGATCCGGAGGCATCAACAACAAACACGATCAGGTTCGATTCTTTGCCGCGCCGCACCGCGCCACGCACATCTTCAGGCTGGAACTTGACGCACCCGTTCTCAATGCGCGCACCTCGGTCGGCGGCGGCACGCAGCGTGCCCACAAGGTGAAATCCGTGCCCCGTTGTGCTCGCACGCACCGCCGACCCCACCCGGGTATACGCCGCTTGACGACGCCCCGGTGCTGCCTCCTGTACGTTACGGCCGCTGCGGCGCAGCTGACGAACCTGGAAAGGGGGCGCCTTGATCGGCACCGCCCACCTCCCCATCCGCATCAGGTTCATTCTCAGGCTCTGGCTGCGGGGAGTCTGAGAATTCCGGCTCTTGAGGGGCGGGCTCATTCTCAGGTTCAGGGTGCTGCTGTTGCGCATCCTCCATCACCTCATCGAGCTGCTGCTCATCCAAACCCGGCTCATCGAAAGGGTTGCGGCGCTTGCGGTGCGGCAACGCCAATTCCGCAGCCACGCGAATATCTTCATCTTCCACCGTGCTGCGCTGCTGCCATGCTGCATGCGCACTCGCGGTACGTGCGATCACCAGATCCGCACGCATACCATCCACCTCAAATGCGGCGCACACGTGGGCTATGCGCTCAAGCGCGGTATCGCTGAGCTCAACCTTCGGCAGCAACTGTTGGGCATGAGAGATACGCTGCGCAATCTCCTCATCCTGTGTAACCCACGATTCACTAAACTGCTGCGGGTTAGCTTCGAACGCTAATCGACGGCGGATAATCTCCGCACGAACCGCCACATCTTTCGACGCCGCAACATCGACCGACAAACCAAAACGATCGAGCAGCTGTGGTCGCAACTCCCCTTCCTCAGGATTCATGGTGCCCACCAATACGAAATTGGCGTCGGCGGAATGGGAAATACCATCGCGTTCAATCGTGACCTTGCCGGTTGCTGCCGCATCGAGGAGCGCATCCACGAGGTGATCGGCTAACAAATTCACTTCATCCACATATAAAACGCCACCATTAGCTTCGGCAAGAAGCCCCGGTCGATAGGTGGCTTTGCCGGTGGTCAAAACGGTTTCAAGGTCAAGTGCGCCAACCACACGGTCTTCTGTGGCGCCAATGGGAAGATTCACCAAAGGAGCACCGCCCAGCAGCTTGGCAAAAGCACGCACTGTCGTTGTTTTCGCGGTTCCTTTCTCGCCCCTAATCACCACACCACTGATGCGCGGGGAGATCGCGGTGAGGATCAAAGCCAGTTGAAGTCGCTCCTGACCTACCACTGCGGAGAAGGGAAATGACGTTGTTTGAGTGTTTCGCACAAACACAACCTTTCACGAAAACGGATGCAAAATCCTCATTGTAGGCGCCATGTGGCTGGGCCTACACTTTACAGGGGGTAGCTGAGGCAAAACCCCCGAACCACAACCTGAGATTAACGTCAAGCGGTGGTGCGGGGGTATCAACTCGTGATGCGGACAGTATTCTTCATGACCGCAGGTATACGCTTTAGTTCAGTTTGAGCACGTCTTGGGTGTAATCCCACATTTCGGTGAACAGCTTCTTGTCGGTAGCAAGCTTCACGCCGTAGGACGGCATCATTTCCTTGATCTTGTCGCCCCACTCCACCATGTGGTCACCGAAGCAACGCTCCAGAACCTCAATCATGGCAGCTGGCGCAATGGACGCACCTGGGGACGCACCCAGCAGGCCCGCGATGGAACCATCGTTGTGGCTAATCAAGGTGGTACCGAACTCCAAGGAGCCGAAGGATGGGCCAACAACGGGGCGGATGACCTGCACGCGCTGGCCTGCGGTCACAAGCTCCCAGTCCTCATCCTTGGCGTTGGGCATGTACTCGCGCAAGGATTCCATCTTGGCGTTCTGATCCTTCAGCAGCTCGGTCACGAGGTACTTGGTCAGACCCAACTCCTTGACGCCAACGCTGAGCAGGGAAGCAACGTTGGTGACCTTCACGGACTTGAGCAGATCGAACCAGGAGCCCTGCTTTAAGAACTTCGGGGTCCAGCCAGCGTATGGGCCAAACAGCAGACCCTTTTCGCCGTCGATAATGCGGGTGTCGAGGTGTGGAACCGACATTGGGGGCGCGCCCACAGATGCCTTACCATAGA contains these protein-coding regions:
- a CDS encoding cobyrinate a,c-diamide synthase; protein product: MTSSPTPATPGLCIAATASGTGKTTIATGLIAALARRMNVAPFKVGPDYIDPGYHTLAAGRVGRNLDSVMCGPDLIGPLYAHGSRGADIAVVEGVMGLFDGRISDGAGSTADIAQQLGLPVILVVDVRGMSQSAGALVKGFATAREGVRVAGAIINMVGTARHEQVCREAIEAEGIPVVGAIPRQDKVEVPSRHLGLITAAERGAQAVEAVAMMADLIERHIDMDMVCALARCSYTGPEWDPKQQLHRVEGNPTVAIAGGPAFSFAYAEHQELLEAAGAKVLRFDPLRDPFPACDGLIIPGGFPEEHVEKLSARADLREAITAHVSAGKPIHGECAGLLWLLSSLDAHPMLGIIGTHAAMGRRLTLGYREAVALTDSVLYRVGERITGHEFHHTALTEETVNGFDTAWGWRGWDGAKKLEGFVSPTVHASYLHIHPAAAPHAIERFVRACVGDRAVLA
- a CDS encoding vWA domain-containing protein, with protein sequence MGRWAVPIKAPPFQVRQLRRSGRNVQEAAPGRRQAAYTRVGSAVRASTTGHGFHLVGTLRAAADRGARIENGCVKFQPEDVRGAVRRGKESNLIVFVVDASGSMAARDRLSAVTGAVHALLGDAYQRRDRVAVISVRGSQPELLLPPTSSIDIAHRRLNQVKTGGRTPLPEGLQLAHEVIEREHRREPGRRAIMVVLSDGRATGKSGVQHLRQVADTIARRGLTAAVVIDCENTARIKLGLAKELAHNLGAPCVEVAELNADAVTGIISAF
- a CDS encoding AAA family ATPase, which gives rise to MRNTQTTSFPFSAVVGQERLQLALILTAISPRISGVVIRGEKGTAKTTTVRAFAKLLGGAPLVNLPIGATEDRVVGALDLETVLTTGKATYRPGLLAEANGGVLYVDEVNLLADHLVDALLDAAATGKVTIERDGISHSADANFVLVGTMNPEEGELRPQLLDRFGLSVDVAASKDVAVRAEIIRRRLAFEANPQQFSESWVTQDEEIAQRISHAQQLLPKVELSDTALERIAHVCAAFEVDGMRADLVIARTASAHAAWQQRSTVEDEDIRVAAELALPHRKRRNPFDEPGLDEQQLDEVMEDAQQQHPEPENEPAPQEPEFSDSPQPEPENEPDADGEVGGADQGAPFPGSSAAPQRP
- the cobO gene encoding cob(I)yrinic acid a,c-diamide adenosyltransferase, with translation MPRGQVDPANIPDDGLTTRQRRMLPITAVHTGEGKGKSTAAFGMGLRAWNQGMNIGVFQFVKSAKWKVGEEAVFKRLNQLHELTGEGGAVEWHKMGEGWSWSKKAGTEEDHARDAAEGWQEIKRRINAQAHDMYILDEFTYPIKWGWIDVDDVVDTLKNRPGKQHIVMTGRDADPKLIEVTDLVTEMTKIKHPMDAGRKGQKGIEW